In Scophthalmus maximus strain ysfricsl-2021 chromosome 21, ASM2237912v1, whole genome shotgun sequence, one genomic interval encodes:
- the shha gene encoding sonic hedgehog protein A encodes MLLWTRIVLVGLICLSLVSSGMGCGPGRGYGRRRHPKKLTPLAYKQFIPNVAEKTLGASGRYEGKITRNSERFKELTPNYNTDIIFKDEENTGADRLMTQRCKDKLNSLAISVMNQWPGVKLRVTEGWDEDGHHFEESLHYEGRAVDITTSDRDKSKYGTLSRLAVEAGFDWVYYESKAHIHCSVKAENSVAAKSGGCFPGSSTVTIQDGTKKAVKDLQTGDRVLAADADGQPVYTDFIMFIDQDLATRRLFYVIETDSGQKIALTAAHLLFVGHSNSTEESDGRMSAVFASHVRSGQKVFVFDAERRQLQPVTVKRIYTQEHEGSFAPVTVQGTVVVDQVLASCYAVIEDHDLAHWALAPVRLAHWVSSFLFSSHPQASAQNDGVHWYSKILYQLGTWLLDSHSIHPLGMSVYPS; translated from the exons ATGCTGCTCTGGACCAGAATCGTATTGGTCGGTCTCATCTGCTTGTCCTTGGTGTCCTCTGGGATGGGATGCGGGCCGGGCAGGGGCTACGGCAGGAGAAGACACCCGAAGAAGCTGACACCTCTTGCGTACAAGCAGTTCATCCCCAACGTGGCGGAGAAGACCCTCGGGGCGAGCGGCAGATACGAAGGCAAGATCACGAGAAACTCCGAGCGATTTAAAGAACTGACTCCCAATTATAACACAGACATCATATTCAAGGATGAGGAGAACACCGGTGCCGACAGGCTAATGACTCAG AGATGTAAAGACAAGCTGAACTCTCTGGCCATCTCCGTGATGAACCAGTGGCCCGGGGTAAAGCTGCGGGTCACCGAGGGCTGGGACGAGGACGGACACCACTTTGAGGAGTCTCTCCACTACGAGGGCAGGGCCGTGGACATCACCACctcagacagagacaagagCAAATACGGCACCCTGTCCAGGCTGGCGGTGGAAGCCGGATTCGACTGGGTCTATTATGAATCCAAAGCCCACATCCACTGCTCTGTGAAAGCAG aaaactcAGTGGCAGCAAAATCCGGCGGCTGTTTCCCGGGCTCCTCCACCGTCACCATTCAGGATGGAACCAAGAAGGCGGTCAAAGACCTGCAAACAGGCGACAGAGTGCTGGCGGCGGACGCGGATGGACAGCCGGTTTACACCGACTTCATCATGTTCATAGACCAAGACCTGGCGACCAGGAGGCTCTTCTACGTCATCGAAACCGACTCGGGACAGAAGATCGCCCTCACCGCCGCGCACCTCCTCTTCGTCGGCCACAGCAACTCCACAGAAGAGTCGGACGGGCGGATGTCGGCGGTCTTCGCCAGCCACGTCCGATCTGGACAGAAGGTGTTCGTCTTTGACGCAGAGCGACGTCAACTCCAACCGGTGACCGTGAAACGGATTTACACGCAAGAGCACGAGGGCTCCTTCGCGCCGGTGACCGTGCAGGGAACCGTCGTGGTGGACCAGGTCCTTGCGTCTTGTTACGCAGTGATCGAAGACCACGACCTGGCGCACTGGGCCCTGGCACCTGTCAGGCTTGCCCACTGGGTGTCCTCGTTTCTTTTCAGTTCCCACCCTCAGGCCAGTGCGCAGAACGACGGAGTGCACTGGTACTCCAAGATTCTTTATCAATTAGGAACATGGCTCTTGGACAGCCACTCGATCCACCCACTGGGGATGTCAGTATACCCGAGTTGA